The following DNA comes from Anastrepha obliqua isolate idAnaObli1 chromosome 1, idAnaObli1_1.0, whole genome shotgun sequence.
tattacctttgaatttttccaaagaagcaccattcattttaaattttccaagaattttttatcatttcgcgtttctttccttattcattcgattccaacatttgttcatagccgaaaacatcgtttgcaaacgcattcatttccatatagaattggtcaaagaaagcattgctcaattgaattgaaacattattttcataaatacttaggaccttaactaatgcaccttggtacatacctaacgcagatattcatcgcgaccttgacatcgatactattgatgaaacaatacaaagcgctagcagaagacacataaatagactattaacgcatacaaatcctatgatgagaagactaccaaataaagaaaaatctacccaaagtcggcttaaccgtcaaacaccaacagatcttgcaaaatccttgtaatcaattgtcaactaatcgtatatgtcattgtttgttaaccacttgtttttaaataatatgtatatatttcttctaaatgagcttgggggcattggcccttcaatatcactctcattccatctttttgtaaatcaaattacttattgtctaacgacaggtgtaatattttatggaagaaataaaaaaaaaaaaaatttcattcgaatcatttgaaatttctgtatacaataacgaaaaattcaaaaaaagttgtacacataaaatgaatgtcgattcgaaacttactttaatctaagaatcgagcaagttttgttttgtacaatattttgattttttcttttttttatatgaagaaaatatttaaaagaaatttttttttgctaaaaaccttcccctagtggatccctataatatgaaaaaagaacgaataaaatcggcctcgtatcggcccaaaaaaatgcgtacaaacgaacatcatttcatttttatatatatagataaatcAGCCCTATCATAGAATTCGTCGTagaaaacctttaaatacgAACGTCTACTACGaatacgaaaaaattttaatcgtgGGTTACATGTGAACACGAAAATAGTGCTACCAAACTCAAATGTcaaatttcgatatttcgacAACAGCTCACTTTACGTAAACAAGACAATTTAGCCAATAATCTTAAGTTTTTGGAGCAACCCTCTCGATATGGACAAACCAATGTAAGTTCTTGCCTTTgtgttaaagaaaaagtttaattaaatacGGTTTAAAACAGGTTTATCGAAAAATTACCTACTAAATAAAGCTGCATTTACACAcgttttgagttttattgaagACAGCGCAAGCTCAGCAAGGTCCAATTCTCCGACTAGTCCGGGGTATTTTAGAagggtatttttattaaaaatcaatttcgtgaataaaatatggcattattcgcgctgcatgtcgtgactagccgatgaaaaaactaaaagctctagatatcttgtaaaaaaaattctaaaaatagtaaaggactttgattcaaaattacaagaataatTGGTGGTTTTTATACATCGTGGGACACCTTCATAAATAATTACGCCTATTtaagatacaatatattataacatgtgttggagccaacttgcaattcaaccatgtatagtttaagtacgaaaaaaatatcaaccctgtttgtaacttctttacttcttcttcttgtattaatgcttactgtgactcaattcactccaataaagttcttcaaacgaaacggtcgtgtttatatatgatattatatattaatattatatatttaattgcgctTTTCTCTAACAACATGTGTTGCTATATAACGGCAAGAAAGTTACCATGAAAGAGCCGTTGCAGCTTTTCCTTATCGTAACGGCGACACCCTGTGTACTGTtaactcgaaattttaaatagcgcGGCAACGAAATCGCGATGACGGCGCCGAGTGATTTTTCCCTAAGTTTTTTTGGTGAATAACTAGGCTATCTTTAAACATGCATGAACATGCTTCTattcttttgtttctttcaaCGAGCAGAATACATTGTGTCGAGCATTTGTTGACAAGTAGTTAATGTGATTGTTAATACGCCTCCTAACATGAAGAgaacattattttcttatttcgagcGCCTTGATCCAGAatcagaaccaaaaataaaaaagaaggaaaaacaggtaaagttaaaaatttgtatccaaGAACAGTCAGTGTACAGTTGGTGCTCAAATTAATAGAATCActatgaaaaattcaagtttcagccatttaactgataataatcaaagaatagtctatttttaatatgttgtttattaaatttctataatacgacaaaaacaatattcaaaccagtcttttattaaaaaaatatccaaaaaaaaaaatcaaaaaatcaatattttgcgtGAGCACCTCGTGCAGCAATTAAAACCGGAATCCTTTTGGGTatgcttaattttaaaaaactaacatcagattcgtaatcagcgacaccAATGTCgaacatacatagttttttaaGCATCTGTTGCGCCATTAAAGAGGGcgttaagaaaatgaatttgcatgtctaaaagttttaaattcaaaatagtataacttttttttcattcatcctagaagtcttttaaaaatggattttaaagctacagagtattactttgcgattccgttgtggaaaataaaaaaaaaatttaccttactcaaaaaaaattcataaagatgtccaaaatcggcatttcttgactatttaaccacaaattgccaaaagtcctgacgtgcaggagcattttcaagatcaaattcgttttcagcacaaaaaaaaacttcaagagacactcgtagccgttttagaaattggacaaaaatgaaattacgcaGGCCTGTGTCCGGACCCgaaaccccccccccccccccccgtggatccgccactgagctaagggatgagataattcggcacattaacggtatagagccgcaattatgcctcagcgtcatcgaaaatttggaccatcggatggaggtgtgccgccgaggccgcggcggccatttcccgatattttgttccatacgtaattgagccataccaatattatcatagtaaatagaaatgacaataatttcctaaaaaaattgtattttattcaaaactagcaaacccggcccgcttcgctggacacactaaaatagaatagatatggtttagaacagaaaagatatggttttcatattatttatttctttattctcatattatttatttctttattcaataccacgttttggtctctatctcgagaccctagtcacggagcggcatgaaaaatactctgaactaaagcattcaccaacagcttccatttgatacccatattgtacaagcacattctagggtccacgtgttggtctctatctcgagaccctagtcacggagcggatggaaatactctgaactaaagcattcaccaacagcttccatttgatacccatattgtacatacacattcgaaggttacccgggtccacgttttgacctatatttcgagaccctagtcatcaataggtatgaaaattaccccgtattaaagcacttatcaacagctttcattggatatccatattgtacaaacacattctagggtccacgttttggtctttatctcgagaccctagtcacggagcggatggaaatactctgaactaaagcattcaccaacagcttccatttgatacccatattgtacatacacatccgaaggttacccgggtccacgttttgacctatatctcgagccctatccaccaataggcatccaaactatacgtaaaccatcttcaatacctacttcacaatatgtgtaagtttggtttaattcggtgcaaagacatggccggttagcgaacacacacaaaaagttgactttattttatatataagataaacaccggcccttgaaacttaaccaccctttaataaaaatatagatttccTGGCATCATTTTGTGTATGGATGGGACGCACATAAAATGCCAcactaaacaaaaattactCTACTACAACCGGAAGGGCTACTACAGTATCAATGCCATGATTGATTTCTCCTTTATTAGCTCCAACGAAGTGATATACTCGACACCTGCGGAAGTCACAttaaggtacatacatatatactttaaaaatttcttttaatttatagtttagttaatataggacttacattttacagcttttttatttgtttccttttaaatCCTCTTTTTATTACTCGTTCTAATTTTTGTCCGTTAGTTTAACGTCATCgtagaaaaattgtacaaaactcTAAGATTTTTCGTTACGAGAGTATTCAGTGAATGCTACTCTACGAATTTCGAATGGACGTCCGGAGCAATTCGAATTGTtgattacaatttcttagttcCTACGAAAAACAGTCTAGGATGAATTGCATGATGGGgcttaatatttttagtaaaatatttataaattttttttttataaacctattttttttttttgttttttgtataaatctaaaattttatgaatctaaaaaaaatctacatttttatatgtattttaggTACTTGACTTCTGGATGCACGTTTCCGGCTTTAGGTTTATATTTCCAAAGAGCTGAAACGTTGAAATAATCGCAGAAAAAAACGACTAAAGCTATTTGGAACTCGCTAAAGCAAACATTTATGACAATTCGTACTAAGGAACAATGGCTAGGATATTTCAAAAAGATTTTTCGACCTATGCCATTTACCGAACTGCTTAGAGGCTATCGCCGGATAGCACATTCGAATTCAAAAACACCCTAGTTCCAGAGTAGCcaactttaattataaaaacGATCAGTCTTTAATACTATTCGCTTGTTGCGATGCAGATGGTTTATTTACGACTATAGAGAGCACTTCTGCTGGTCGAAATAGCGATGGAGGCGTTTTCCGGGTATCAGCCTTTGGTCATTGGTTGGGTAGCAACAATAAATTAccattcccacgacagtcggttctacgtaaccgaaacGGCCTAGATTtctattcggccaaggactgtcacttcagcagcattccccgtatatgtatggagaatgtttatgccactactacaaaaacaacCATCTTTAAGCAAACTTCCGTATGACGAAAGTGGCAATGAATTTCCTTATTACTTGGTGGCCGATAGCGCATTCCccttgagaaaaaatataatgcGACCTTCCCCCCCTGCAGAaatatcaataataaaaggCGAATATTCAATTATAGGTCGAGGCGcggcaaaaaaaatatagagtgcGCTTTCGAAATGATGACTCAGCAGTTCCAGGCTTTCTTAGCACCTATAAGATGCCGAAAATGTGAAACTATCatttcaatgttgttgttgtagcagcataaacattccccatacttacacaCGGTGAATGCTTCTATCATTTTCACTATCATTTCAATCGTTCAGAGCGCTTgtgttttacataattttatttgaataacagACGGCGTACGGTACAGAACTTCTCTACAAGAGTCAACACGTATCCAGCAAAGCCAAGTAGTTCTGCCAGAAGCACACAATTTTAACATCAACGAAAATTCTTCATCTCAAGATTTGCGCAACTATTTAGCTAATTACTTCATCTTATCCAATAGAGCATTGCCGTGGCAATGGAattattgttaataaatatataatacaacAACTAAAGCacataaacgcaaaaaaatctttttcacttAGATGTAAAAGTGTGAAGGAACAAAGTAGTGGGAGTGGCCACCTCTTTTTACTATCTATACAGGCCTGAGCACGACAACTAAAGAAAAATCACACAGTTCTGTGGATAAAAACTGTCAACTGTGTAtgtgattttgttgttttattattcaCCTTAATGCTATGCAAAAATGATTCCTACTTTCACAgacataaagtaaaatattccGAAAATGTTAACCATCTAGGAAGTTCATATttaaaagtatatacatatacctacacACAACTATTATTAGCTATTAATTAAGGTGCCTTTCAATCCTTTTTCCTTTGATATAAATTTTCTTGTTCAGCAATGCACATAAGCGCCAATTTTATATCCGAACGTTTTTTCACGCTCTCCTCTCGTAGCACATTACATTCTTTAGTTAGTACTCTTActttaaaatctaaaaatttcatTGCCTCCTCAGCAGAGAATTGTAGGAAGTAACCTTTGCCCACATCTATCAGTATCGTGTCTGTATTATCCACTTTAGCTTCCATGAAAATATTGCCTCCAAtatctataaaatataattaaaaattacaagatGCGAAATGTTTGCTATATCCAGCACTTACTCATTTGGGTCTTAAAAGAACCTGGCGAATTCTCATTTAGTGTCTGCAGTGTATTTTCGAGTTGGACATACTCCATTATCTCCCCATTATATTTATCTATGTGGCGCTCTAGTTCTTCCAAATCCTTTTTGAGGAAATCATTAAcaaatatttccaaatttttcgtATTTAAAAGAGCCATTCCCtatgctttattttataaatcctACAGCCCGCGACAATTTTCCGcgtacaaatatacaaatagcACATCGATCATCcttgaattgttgttgcttCCACAGCTTAGAACAGCTGACTGTAAACACAGAGTGTCGCATTTGAAAAGCAAAGTATGGAATTTCAAACACAGGGCGTATCATTCAATATTTAATTGCaacataaaagtaaattaaacattaaaaaggGGTTAatacaaatatcaaattttaatacattgAATCCAATATGTGTACGTAGGGGACTTGTTAATGTCGCCAACTGCAGttgcataaaatatattatgtgcATTTTTACCATGATTGTAGGCACCTATTGTACACATGTACGCACACATTTGCACATATACACCGATACACAAACTAACCAGAATGGTCGACGATAGCATATAGTGGCGcttttgtttattgttattatttttattatttcaaactgAAGCttgcaattaaaattataagcTATGGCCGCTTTCaccttgcttttatttattgttttgtatcTTTACTCCCCGTAAAATGTAGAAACCCTCCGTTCGTTTCAAGTTGTAAGAACAaggtttgctaaattttataggCCATTTAAGCTGCATGCTAAAAGGGCATTTAGTTCTTAATGCAACTCTAAATACACATGTCTTCATACAATGTTCTGTTCCTAATTGTAACCAGAGAACGTAAAGAAAGGCAATTGTGAGTGCACGTGCGCGGTGAAGTAagcattttgaaattattaataactaatcaataaaacaaaacatgccTAAAGCTTCAAAATGTCGTGTTCGGGAATGTAATAGTGAACAAAACGTTCGTTGTTTCGCATTTTCCAAAAATCGGGAATTATCAAATTTGTGGAAGGAGAATTTGCGGATCTCACCcttaatgcaaataccaatGCATAATTCATTTGTATGCATTCAACATTTTGTGGAGGATGCCGTGGGACCAAAGTATCTTAAGAATGGAGTGGTTCCAACTCTAAACTTGggtaagtaaattaatttattattatgtctccatatatgtatgtacagagaagaaaaaataaacggaGTTACAGTCaata
Coding sequences within:
- the LOC129252394 gene encoding protein UXT codes for the protein MALLNTKNLEIFVNDFLKKDLEELERHIDKYNGEIMEYVQLENTLQTLNENSPGSFKTQMNIGGNIFMEAKVDNTDTILIDVGKGYFLQFSAEEAMKFLDFKVRVLTKECNVLREESVKKRSDIKLALMCIAEQENLYQRKKD